From Zingiber officinale cultivar Zhangliang chromosome 5B, Zo_v1.1, whole genome shotgun sequence, the proteins below share one genomic window:
- the LOC121985681 gene encoding uncharacterized protein LOC121985681: MDSQNRAKDIAYSILSASAPPQISAACSAVDTFLRRHVSDQSRAFFSIAFPSLICRLFGFDDVPSPSSASAHSIHLISTAWIDQAASDPALSSRLLALLSPDGLLFSSIYSIDRQKLVRYVFPVERLPNWIRFVLQSDRPCSELGDLCPLLSGRVKEELAQDYPYHVELNAFEYYIFWFAYYPVYRGNSENANSGVVQKSKKFKLENWTLSLPVLSGAIRRPDQKSGGNLYLQLLYAYLRAFMPKYQLASSQPHRSSLLHHYVSYDDTVLLQAEFFIHTFVHFWMLDNDFSPLPLNFCRSFDLSFPFRAVLSSTPPTPGLGDAIKLIVEYLNCRPTDDGGGIENRGASDSPVVKRSQNVVCSNTMMLYCKSSVVSWNAVIQRPLYRFILRSFLFCPIGSSIKIVSQVLDLWMSYLEPWKISLDDFSEFESGKRKDTETKVKESIERKNSGQNCMEVHYSPAWESYVLSNYLFYNSLVVHFLGFAHRFLHTNPDSVIHMVLKVLNIMTASKQLLDLLQKVSVAYHFKPASASAYSSNDMHKYVPSNLEQLQDWEDGLCETEADGSFLHENWNSSLKLFSDGEDGAHNLLQLFVLRAEHEIQMSSGDVSTSNMQALDAIRSQMPVLFGVSARKSDSPTATRAQDIRYPHNKLFSPKHLAVGEWSWANAKYKGDWMRRPISDTEVAWLAKLLIRFSSWLNELLDLNHVEEGNSTGPFIVDLSGDEDCNLEGPKEALMMVLGLVVSWFSMFLNGVVKFMRAHRVRINLRVLASKKIATLLLLYAVFCSLKKSFAILDTSP; the protein is encoded by the exons ATGGATTCCCAGAACCGGGCGAAGGACATCGCTTACTCCATCCTCTCCGCCTCTGCTCCGCCCCAGATCTCCGCTGCATGCTCCGCCGTGGACACTTTCCTCCGCCGCCATGTCTCTGATCAAAGCCGTGCCTTTTTCTCCATCGCCTTCCCTTCCCTCATCTGCCGCCTCTTCGGCTTTGACGACGTCCCTTCCCCTTCCTCCGCTTCCGCACACTCCATCCATCTCATTTCCACCGCCTGGATCGACCAGGCGGCGTCCGATCCTGCGCTCTCTAGCCGCCTCTTAGCTCTTCTATCTCCTGACGGCCTACTGTTCTCCTCCATCTACTCGATTGACCGCCAAAAACTTGTCCGATATGTGTTCCCTGTCGAGCGGCTGCCGAACTGGATCCGTTTTGTCCTCCAAAGTGACCGACCATGCTCCGAACTCGGCGATTTATGCCCCCTTCTAAGTGGTAGAGTTAAGGAGGAGCTGGCTCAGGATTATCCGTACCATGTCGAGCTCAATGCTTttgaatattatatattttggttTGCCTATTATCCTGTTTATCGAGGTAACAGTGAAAATGCCAACTCCGGTGTGGTTCAGAAGAGCAAGAAGTTTAAGTTGGAGAATTGGACTTTGTCTCTTCCCGTTCTATCTGGTGCAATTAGGAGACCAGACCAGAAGTCCGGGGGTAATTTGTATCTCCAGCTTCTCTATGCATATCTTCGtgcattcatgccaaagtatcaGTTGGCCTCCAGCCAACCCCATCGCAGTTCTTTACTTCATCATTATGTTAGTTATGATGACACCGTGCTCTTGCAAGCTGAATTTTTTATTCATACCTTTGTCCACTTTTGGATGCTTGATAATGATTTTTCACCCCTCCCATTGAACTTCTGCCGctcttttgatttgtcatttcCGTTCAGGGCAGTGCTAAGCAGTACCCCTCCTACACCTGGTTTAGGAGATGCGATTAAGTTGATTGTAGAGTATTTGAACTGCCGCCCAACTGATGATGGTGGAGGGATTGAGAACAGGGGGGCTAGTGACAGTCCTGTCGTAAAGAGATCACAGAATGTTGTTTGCTCAAACACTATGATGCTTTATTGCAAGAGTTCAGTTGTTTCTTGGAATGCAGTAATACAGAGACCTTTATATAGGTTTATATTGAGAAGTTTTCTTTTTTGTCCAATTGGGTCATCCATAAAGATTGTTTCACAAGTGTTAGATTTGTGGATGTCGTATCTTGAGCCATGGAAGATAAGCCTAGAtgatttttctgaatttgaatCGGGGAAAAGAAAAGATACAGAAACTAAAGTCAAGGAAAGCATTGAGAGAAAAAACAGTGGCCAAAACTGTATGGAAGTACACTACTCACCAGCTTGGGAAAGCTATGTTTTATCAAATTATCTGTTCTACAATTCATTGGTTGTTCATTTTCTTGGGTTCGCCCACAGGTTTCTCCATACAAATCCAGATTCAGTTATCCATATGGTGCTTAAG GTACTAAACATTATGACTGCATCCAAACAACTGCTAGACCTTCTTCAGAAAGTTAGTGTTGCATACCATTTCAAACCAGCTAGTGCTTCCGCTTATTCTTCTAATGATATGCATAAATATGTACCATCCAACCTTGAACAACTGCAG GACTGGGAGGATGGTCTTTGCGAAACTGAAGCAGATGGGTCTTTCTTACATGAAAACTGGAACAGTAGTTTGAAACTTTTCAGTGATGGTGAAGATGGAGCGCATAACCTACTGCAG TTGTTCGTGCTGCGAGCTGAACATGAGATTCAAATGTCTTCTGGGGACGTATCTACTAGTAACATGCAGGCCTTGGATGCAATCAGATCTCAGATGCCTGTTCTTTTCGGTGTCTCAGCAAGGAAATCTGACTCACCTACAGCCACTCGAGCTCAAGATATCCGTTACCCCCATAATAAGCTATTCAGCCCCAAGCACCTAGCTGTTGGAGAATGGTCCTGGGCCAATGCAAAATACAAAGGCGATTGGATGCGGCGGCCAATCTCAGATACTGAAGTAGCATGGCTAGCAAAGCTCTTGATCAGGTTCTCGAGTTGGTTGAATGAGCTTCTAGACCTCAACCATGTCGAAGAGGGCAACTCAACTGGCCCATTCATTGTGGATTTAAGTGGCGATGAAGATTGTAACTTGGAGGGGCCGAAGGAAGCACTAATGATGGTGTTGGGGCTGGTTGTTTCTTGGTTCAGTATGTTCTTGAATGGGGTAGTGAAGTTCATGAGAGCACATCGGGTGAGGATCAACTTGAGAGTGTTGGCCTCCAAGAAGATAGCAACGCtgctgctgctttatgctgttttCTGTTCGCTGAAGAAAAGCTTTGCCATCCTTGATACATCTCCCTGA